The Microcystis panniformis FACHB-1757 region AACCCTAACTGGGTTGAGTACGCACTTTAATCCTCAGCAGATGACAACTTCATAACCTTGTAAGTGAGGGCTAGTATCCTAGAAACCCCAAGTCTTACCTTCCAGACGCAGGAATGAAAGCAAACGCCCTTACGGTAGCGACTAGCCATCAATCCGTAAAGCAGGGAATCGAGCGGAAAAAGCGACTTATAGCCTAAATAAGTCAACCGTAAGCAAGTTCCTATGGATAACGAAAGTTAAGTCATCGTCCGAATTACCGTTACGGCGAAGCAGTGAAATAAGGCTGACACACTGCCAGTACCAAAAGGTCAATAGTATAGGGTGGTATAAGGATTTGTATCGATATACCAAGCGTTACCCAAAAACTCGGTAAAAAGATGACATCCTAAAGGGAACAAACCAAAGGTTATGAGGAACGAAGTAACCCTATTATTACTCTTTAGTAAAGGTCGAAAACTAAGAGCAGTCAGCTAAGACGAAAACTCTGCAATACAGCAGGTAATAGTAGGGAAAGATTGAGTCAAAAGCCAACGCCTATTTGTAACGAATAGGATATGCAGACGGACTCACGATTACATGGAATGAAAAGTTGTAAGTAGTAATGTAAAAGTTATGACCACTGTTCAACAGATGGATAAATGGAAGACTTGGCAAGACATCAATTGGAAAAAGGTTGAACGTCAGGTTTTTAAGTTACAAAAACGAATTTTCAGAGCGTCTAGTTGTGGAGATGTCAAGAAGGTTCACAGACTCCAAAAATTATTGTTAAAGTCCTACAGTGCTAAAGCGTTAGCGGTGCGTAGAGTAACCCAAGACAATCAAGGAAAGAAAACCGCAGGTGTGGATGGAGTTAAATCTCTAACCCCAAAACAACGGTTAACCCTAATGACTGAACTAAACTTGGGAACAAAGGTCAAACCCACACGCCGAGTATGGATTCCCAAACCCAACGGCGAAAAACGACCTTTAGGAATACCTACCATGAAAGACCGTGCCTTACAAGCACTAGCTAAACTGGTACTAGAACCAGAGTGGGAAGCCAAATTCGAGCCTAACAGCTATGGATTTAGAGTAGGACGCTCTTGTCACGATGCTATAGCAGGGATATTCCAAGCCATTAACAAAAAGGCAAAGTATGTTCTTGATGCAGATATAGCTAAATGCTTTGACCGCATTGACCATCAAAAACTGTTAGAAAAACTTAACACCTACCCAACCATGAGGAAACAAATCAAATCATGGTTAAAAGCAGGAGTCATAGACGACAAACAGTTATTCCCAACCTCAGAAGGTACACCGCAAGGCGGAGTGTTATCGCCATTATTGGCAAATATAGCACTTCATGGGTTAGAGGAATTGGTTATGAATCTAGCACCCTCATTTGACATGAAACGCAAAGACGGGACACAAATGAGTGTTAGAGACAAAATAAAATCAGTGACCTTAATCCGATATGCAGACGATTTTGTGGTACTACATGAAAACCTAGGGGTTATTCTCCTAATCAAAAAGGAAATAGAGGGATGGTTACAAAACATCGGACTTGAGTTAAAACCAAGTAAAACAAGAATAGCCCACACACTGAGAGAAGATGAAAGCGAACAAGCTGGATTCGACTTTCTAGGGTTTAATATAAGACAATTTCCCGTCGGTAAATACACCTCGGGAAAAGTCAGAGGTAATCTGCTTGGTTTCAAAACAATAATAACCCCTAACAAAGAGAGTCAAATAAGACACTATAGAGAACTTAAACGCATCATAAACACCAGCAAGGGAATCAACCAAGCTGAACTCATTAAAAGGTTAAACCCTGTAATAAGAGGATGGTGCAATTACTTCTCAACAGTGGTTAGTCAGAAAATCTTTGAAAGATTAACCCACATCCTAGGGCATAAACTCATCAAATGGGGGATAAAACGCCATCGAAACAAAGGAAGAAAGTGGATTTCTAAAAGACACTTTCACACAATAGGTGGCAATAACTGGGCTTTCACAACCAGAGAAGAAAATAATCCTCTAAGGTTGTACGAACATAGAGAAACGGAAATCCGACGCTATGTGAAGGTCAAAGGGAACGCCTCACCCTACGATGGAAACCTAGTTTATTGGAGTTCAAGAATGGGGACTCATCCCGAAATGCCAACAGAAATTTCAAAACTGTTGAAAAAGCAAAAAGGGAAATGTACTCACTGTGGACACTTCTTAAGAGATGGGGATTTAATGGAGATAGACCACATCACCCCTAAATCACTAGGGGGGAATAACAGTTACAATAACCTCCAACTTCTTCATCGACATTGCCATGATGAAAAGACAGCCAATGATGGCAGTCTAGGCAACAAATCTGACTGCAATAGTGTCAAGCCAGAACCGCCCATACCAGATAATTACATCTGGGTAAAGGATATGTTGGTAATGACGTAGGAATGACAAACCCCGTGTAGTTGAGGAGCGGAATGACGAGAAATTGTCACGTTCCGTTTTGTAGAGCAGTAGGAGAGGCGACTCTCTTACTGACTTTAATTATCAAGGTCGCCGGTGGGCAATCGGAGACCTCAAAAAACGGACGCAGAGGAAGGTGTAAGACTTCTGTTAAAGAAGCAGCATCCCGTGAAGCGTCAACCCAACCGAAGATCGTTCAATTAAGTTTGTTTGATCTGTAGGGAATCACCGTCCGTTTACGGCGGTGAGGATGTCAACCGAACTTTCCTCAACTATTTCCTCAGCCAAGAATTGGAAACGGAATTGGCCCTGGAAAAAGAGCGATCGCAACTAGCAGACCAGGACAATCTCAGGGATGTTTAATGCCAAAAAAAGCTGAGTTGACAATCACCTGACACTAAACCCTGATAAGTTGTTGACTATTGAGGGTATGCTAAAAAACTTTTTGCCGCAAACCCTAGATAGTCAACAGCTTATTACTTTCGATCGCCCACTGGGTTAATTCCGTGCGATTATGAAGACCGGTTTTATGGAGCATATTCGACACATGACTTTCGATTGTCCGTTGACTAACATTGAGTTTTGTTGCGATTTCCCGATTAGCCAGTCCCTGGGCGACCAATTGTACTACTTTTAACTCCGTTGGGGTTAATTCCACATTACCCGGAACCTGAACAGGGGTGACATCCGGGGAATGAATGCGGGTGCTGCGTTTCAGCAACCGGCCCGCTTGTTTGAGGGAAGACTCCACCCGGGCCACTAATTCTTCCGGTTCAAAGGGTTTGACTATATAGACAGCGGCCCCGGTGATTAAACCTGTCACCTTGTCCTGACTTTGATCCTTAGGGGAGAGAAAAATCACGGGAAGACCACTAAAACGACTGTCGCGACGAATTGTTTCGAGGAAGGCATAACCATCCATTTCCGGCATGATCAGATCACAGATAATGATATCGGGCATTTCCCTTGCTTTAGCCGCATTTGCCCCGCGTTCGAGGATTGCTAGGGCCTCCCGACCGTTTTCTGCGGTTATCACCCTATAACCACGAAACTCTAGATAATCCTTCACCAAAAGTATTAAATTTGGGTCATCGTCGATTAATAAAAGTTGTTTATTGTCTTTGTTGGTCTCTTTCATCGCTATTTTTCTGGGCTGCAGGGTTGGGGGAATGGAGACGGACAAAGGATTGACAGGCACTCATGCAACAGGTAGTTAGATATGTGTAGTTAATTAGGGTTTCAGCTAGTTTTAACGCTGTTTTCCTCTATTGTTTCGGGTTCTTCTCTGGAACAGTTCAGGGAGATTGCTGGTAAATCGTGGCAAAGGAAAGCATATTCGGTGACGATTTGATTACCGATTAGGTGTTCTTGGATAATTCTTTCGATCGCTTCCTTGTTTACCCTTCCATACCAGACTCCTTCCGGGTACACTAATAAAATCGGGCCTTGGCTACAAACCCGCAAACAGTTGGCTTTAGTGCGAAAAATACAACCTAGACGGTCGGCCCTAGGGCGATCGAGTTGTAATTCACTTAACCGCTTCTTTAAATAATCCCACACTTCTAACCCTTCTTCCTTGTCACAGCATTTTGGCTTAGTTTGATCGCAGCAGAGAAATAGATGACGCTGGATCTGGGCCAGTCCCAACTTAGCCACATTTTCCCCCAAGATATCTCTAGTGTCCGCTTCTTCCATAAATTTTTTTTATCAACTAAACTCTTGACATTGAACAGAAAATGTGCATGGCCGACTAAAATTTCGGTTTGAGGATGTAACGATAGATAAGATAAACGATAGCGGCAAGGATTAAAGCGCTTAAAACTGCGCTGACTAGGCGTAAAATCGCCGTTAAAATCGAAAGAGCCACAAAAACCCCCGCCACTGCCACGACTACCTGTGCCGGTGTGGACAGGCTGCCGTACCAAGTTTTCACTTTTTCGAGAGTGGCAGCGAAACTAACCGGGGTAGCAACGGGGGGAAAATCGTCGGTTTCGATTTCCACTTCCACTTCCTCTGGGGTATATTTATTATCGAACGGTTCGGGAGACTGCATAAACACTCAAGCTACTTAACACTTCATCCCTATTTTATCGGTGATTGGGGTTGACAGGGATTGAGACAGAATTAATGTAACAATGAGTTTATCAATAGCCAAACGACCGGAATTTATGAGCCTATCGACTGCCACCGTTACCGCCATCAATTATCCTGATGCTACCATCACCCGGGCCGAACGCGCCCTCTGTTGTTCTCCTTTCCGTGTCACCCTATTTGCCGCTATGCTGGAGCAAAGTGTATCACTTTTAAGCATCCCTGGTGCTGGGGGTTTAGAGAAAGGTTATACTTCCAGACTGCTGACGGAAGCGGCAGCGGAAAGCTATCTTCTCTGGTTGATTAAAGTGGGAATTTTGCGGCGCGAAGTAGATGGACAGGGGATAACCGATAGTTTTCGTCTCACTCCTTTAGGAAGGAAATTAATAGAAAAATGGCAACCCCAAGGGGACTTTTTCCCTAAACCCACTTTCTGGCAAAGATTTTTTAATACTCTGCAACGTTGGTTTTCTTTTTAATGCTGTTGGGAGTCAGTTATCAGTTATCAGTTATCAGTTATCAGTTATCAGTTATCAGTTATCAGTTATCAGTTATCAGTTATCAGTTATCAGTTATCAGTTATCAGTTATCAGTTATCAGTTATCAGTTATCAGTTATCAGTTATCAGTTAAGTAGTCATGCAAAATTAATTACCTGCCCGATCGAGCTAAAACCCTTACGGGGCAATGATCGTCATGTGTAAATAATTTTGCCTAGGTACTTATCAGTTATCAGTTATCAGTTATCAGTTATCAGTTATCAGTTATCAGTTATCAGTTATCAGTTATCAGTTATCAGTTATCAGTTATCAGTTATCAGTTATCAGTTATCAGTTATCAGTTATCAGTTATCAGTTATCAGTTATCAGTTATCAGTTATCAGTTATCAGTTAACTGAAAATACTCAATAAAAAAACTAGATGAAAGCAATTATGGTAGTGGGGACAACATCCCACGCGGGTAAATCTTTTTTAACTGCGGCTTTATGTCGTTTATTCAACCGGAAAGGTTGGCAGGTAACACCCTTTAAAGGTCAGAATATGGCCCTTAATGCCTATGTTACCGCCGGAGGGGAAGAAATGGGTCACGCCCAGGCGGTGCAAGCATGGGCCGCGGGGACAATTCCCCGGGTAGAAATGAACCCAATTTTATTAAAACCCCAGGGAAATATGACCTCTCAGGTGATTATTAAAGGTAAGGCT contains the following coding sequences:
- the ltrA gene encoding group II intron reverse transcriptase/maturase yields the protein MTTVQQMDKWKTWQDINWKKVERQVFKLQKRIFRASSCGDVKKVHRLQKLLLKSYSAKALAVRRVTQDNQGKKTAGVDGVKSLTPKQRLTLMTELNLGTKVKPTRRVWIPKPNGEKRPLGIPTMKDRALQALAKLVLEPEWEAKFEPNSYGFRVGRSCHDAIAGIFQAINKKAKYVLDADIAKCFDRIDHQKLLEKLNTYPTMRKQIKSWLKAGVIDDKQLFPTSEGTPQGGVLSPLLANIALHGLEELVMNLAPSFDMKRKDGTQMSVRDKIKSVTLIRYADDFVVLHENLGVILLIKKEIEGWLQNIGLELKPSKTRIAHTLREDESEQAGFDFLGFNIRQFPVGKYTSGKVRGNLLGFKTIITPNKESQIRHYRELKRIINTSKGINQAELIKRLNPVIRGWCNYFSTVVSQKIFERLTHILGHKLIKWGIKRHRNKGRKWISKRHFHTIGGNNWAFTTREENNPLRLYEHRETEIRRYVKVKGNASPYDGNLVYWSSRMGTHPEMPTEISKLLKKQKGKCTHCGHFLRDGDLMEIDHITPKSLGGNNSYNNLQLLHRHCHDEKTANDGSLGNKSDCNSVKPEPPIPDNYIWVKDMLVMT
- a CDS encoding response regulator transcription factor, which gives rise to MKETNKDNKQLLLIDDDPNLILLVKDYLEFRGYRVITAENGREALAILERGANAAKAREMPDIIICDLIMPEMDGYAFLETIRRDSRFSGLPVIFLSPKDQSQDKVTGLITGAAVYIVKPFEPEELVARVESSLKQAGRLLKRSTRIHSPDVTPVQVPGNVELTPTELKVVQLVAQGLANREIATKLNVSQRTIESHVSNMLHKTGLHNRTELTQWAIESNKLLTI
- a CDS encoding (2Fe-2S) ferredoxin domain-containing protein, translated to MEEADTRDILGENVAKLGLAQIQRHLFLCCDQTKPKCCDKEEGLEVWDYLKKRLSELQLDRPRADRLGCIFRTKANCLRVCSQGPILLVYPEGVWYGRVNKEAIERIIQEHLIGNQIVTEYAFLCHDLPAISLNCSREEPETIEENSVKTS
- a CDS encoding Npun_F0494 family protein, whose protein sequence is MSLSTATVTAINYPDATITRAERALCCSPFRVTLFAAMLEQSVSLLSIPGAGGLEKGYTSRLLTEAAAESYLLWLIKVGILRREVDGQGITDSFRLTPLGRKLIEKWQPQGDFFPKPTFWQRFFNTLQRWFSF